DNA from Anaerolineae bacterium:
GGCCAACAACCCGCCCATTATCGCCGCCGACGAACCAACCGGCAACCTGGACTCGGCCACCTCCGAGGCCATCTTTAAACTGTTTGCGAGCTTGGTGGATGAAGGCAAAACAATTTTGATGGTGACGCATGATGTTGATCTGGCCAAACGAGCCACCCGCACCGTTTTGCTGGCCGACGGCCGGATTGTGAACGGCAAAGTTTCGGCCTCTGAGTGGCAGGCCCTGGGCAGCGACATGGCCACAATGGAGACGCCCCATGCTTAAACCTCGCTGGCGCAAGGTTTTGCGCGATTTATGGTTAAATCGGATCCGCACGATAGTGGTGGTTTTTTCAATTGCGGTGGGGGTTTTTGCCGTGGGCGTGATATCTACCTCGCAAATTGTTTTATCAGAGCAGTTGAATGAGGCCTATTTAGCCACCAATCCAACCAGCGCCTTTATCCTTACTTTTGACTCGTTTGACGCCGACGTGGTTGAAGCCGTCAAAAAGATGCCTGAAGTAGGCGCTGCCGAGGCGCGGCGGGGTATTTACGTTCGCCTGAAAACGGGTGAAAATAAATGGACGGTTTTACAGTTAAACGCCATTGACGATTTTGACAATATAGAGGTTGATAAGGTCTGGCCCCAAGAGGGCAAATGGCCGCCTGACGAACAAGAAATTTTGATTGAGCGTTCGGCAATGAGGTTAATAAATGCTGAAATAGGCGATGAGCTGATCATCAAAGACCCCGAAGGCAAAGAGCGAAAAGTTCGGCTGGGGGGCACGGCCCATGATACATATGCCTTAATGTACACCTTCCAGAATTTTGCTTATGGTTACGCCACTTTTGATACCCTGGAATGGCTGGGCCAGCCCCGCGATTTTAACGATTTGCGGTTTACCGTGGCCAAA
Protein-coding regions in this window:
- a CDS encoding ABC transporter permease — protein: MLKPRWRKVLRDLWLNRIRTIVVVFSIAVGVFAVGVISTSQIVLSEQLNEAYLATNPTSAFILTFDSFDADVVEAVKKMPEVGAAEARRGIYVRLKTGENKWTVLQLNAIDDFDNIEVDKVWPQEGKWPPDEQEILIERSAMRLINAEIGDELIIKDPEGKERKVRLGGTAHDTYALMYTFQNFAYGYATFDTLEWLGQPRDFNDLRFTVAK